One genomic window of Paeniglutamicibacter sp. Y32M11 includes the following:
- a CDS encoding DNA translocase FtsK, with amino-acid sequence MATRTPSKKPKASGRTTGSGGTTKTTRTTKNAAAAIEHDFPLPVRMVRSAWMGIARVTAGAFRKIGADVHPPYEVRRDGTGLFLVILAIIIASVEWWGLRGIGWYGSFVHSVAAGTFGFMSALMPPILLIGAIRLFRWPEDDRANNRVGIGLTLLTLAGSGISHVAGGVPGISAPFDELWAAGGVLGALLTVPLAALISAPATMAVMIFLALLSLMILTATPFRQIPARFRSGYERLMGQHPEGYSAPRGTELTGEEHDQSYLYESDVEPKKSRKKIRLFGKDKDTDAEALAAAEAAAEYDRNVAYDTAVITDDYGNVPVNDADAYYTDAAAEQDAEPAIRPGVRRPTKDERERAAIMDSVGLGREPEADTQAMSAIDLSNYDAETTSSVSQVPDRPAAAPLPPIPARTEQLQLSGDVTYTLPASDLLPAGPPSKQRSEANDAVVAALTDTLDQFKVDAKVTGFSRGPTVTRYEIELASGTKVERVTALSKNISYAVASSDVRILSPIPGKSAIGIEIPNADKEIVVLGDVLRSHNARKTEHPMVMGVGKDVEGGFVVANLAKMPHLLVAGATGAGKSSFVNSMITSILMRATPDEVRMVMVDPKRVELTAYEGVPHLITPIITNPKKAAEALQWVVREMDTRYDDLANFGFKHIDDFNKAVKNGKAVPPEGSKRIMKPYPYLLVIVDELADLMMVAPRDVEDSIVRITQLARAAGIHLVLATQRPSVDVVTGLIKANVPSRMAFATSSVTDSRVVLDQPGAEKLLGQGDALFLPMGTSKPMRVQGAWVTESEIHAVVEHVKGQLKAEYRHDVAPEVQKKQIDDDIGDDLELLLQATELVVTTQFGSTSMLQRKLRVGFAKAGRLMDLLESRGVVGPSEGSKARDVLVKPDDLPEVLAAMRGDDTSAGAPAPTAVEAALADNANANHYGADLVAEDLDGFEQATEYHDGADDEGSEDAWNLTGR; translated from the coding sequence ATGGCCACCCGCACTCCCTCCAAGAAACCCAAGGCCTCGGGCCGCACCACGGGTTCCGGAGGCACCACCAAAACGACACGCACCACCAAGAACGCCGCAGCGGCGATTGAGCACGATTTCCCGCTGCCGGTGCGCATGGTGCGTTCGGCCTGGATGGGCATCGCGCGAGTCACCGCCGGAGCCTTCCGTAAGATCGGTGCCGACGTGCACCCACCCTATGAGGTCCGCCGCGACGGCACGGGCCTCTTTCTGGTGATCCTGGCCATTATCATCGCCTCGGTGGAGTGGTGGGGGCTGCGTGGCATCGGTTGGTACGGCAGCTTTGTGCATTCGGTGGCCGCGGGAACCTTCGGATTTATGTCGGCGCTGATGCCGCCGATCCTTTTGATCGGAGCCATTAGACTCTTCCGCTGGCCGGAGGATGATCGAGCGAACAACCGGGTGGGTATCGGCCTCACGTTGCTCACGCTGGCCGGATCCGGCATCTCCCACGTGGCCGGGGGAGTACCGGGAATCTCCGCACCCTTTGACGAACTCTGGGCAGCCGGCGGCGTTTTGGGCGCCCTGCTGACCGTCCCACTGGCGGCGCTGATCAGCGCGCCAGCCACCATGGCCGTGATGATTTTCCTGGCCCTGCTGAGCCTGATGATCCTCACCGCCACCCCCTTTAGGCAGATCCCCGCGCGCTTCCGCAGCGGGTATGAACGACTCATGGGCCAGCACCCGGAGGGCTACAGCGCACCGCGCGGCACCGAACTGACCGGGGAAGAGCACGACCAGTCCTACCTCTACGAATCCGACGTCGAGCCCAAGAAGTCCCGCAAGAAGATCAGGCTCTTTGGCAAGGACAAGGACACTGACGCGGAGGCTCTCGCCGCGGCCGAAGCCGCCGCCGAATACGATCGCAACGTCGCCTATGACACGGCCGTGATCACCGATGATTACGGCAACGTCCCGGTGAACGATGCGGACGCCTACTACACGGATGCCGCGGCCGAACAGGACGCCGAACCGGCGATCCGCCCGGGCGTCCGCCGCCCCACCAAGGACGAGCGCGAGCGCGCTGCCATCATGGACTCGGTGGGGCTGGGCCGCGAGCCCGAGGCCGACACCCAGGCCATGAGCGCGATCGACCTGAGCAACTACGACGCCGAGACCACCTCGAGTGTGTCCCAGGTTCCGGACCGCCCGGCGGCCGCACCGCTGCCGCCGATCCCGGCGCGTACCGAACAGCTCCAGCTCTCCGGGGACGTGACCTACACGCTGCCGGCCTCCGACCTCCTGCCCGCCGGCCCGCCCTCCAAGCAACGCTCCGAGGCCAACGATGCGGTGGTTGCCGCGCTGACCGACACGCTGGATCAGTTCAAGGTGGACGCGAAGGTCACCGGGTTCTCCCGCGGCCCAACGGTCACCCGTTATGAGATCGAGCTGGCCTCGGGCACCAAGGTCGAGCGTGTCACCGCCCTGTCCAAGAACATCTCCTACGCGGTGGCCTCCTCGGACGTGCGCATTCTGTCCCCGATCCCGGGCAAGTCCGCGATCGGTATCGAGATCCCGAATGCGGATAAGGAAATTGTGGTCCTGGGAGACGTGCTGCGCAGCCACAATGCCCGTAAGACCGAGCACCCCATGGTCATGGGGGTGGGCAAGGATGTTGAGGGCGGTTTTGTTGTTGCCAACCTCGCCAAGATGCCGCACCTCTTGGTGGCGGGTGCCACCGGTGCCGGTAAATCATCGTTTGTGAACTCGATGATCACCTCCATCTTGATGCGTGCCACCCCCGATGAGGTGCGCATGGTCATGGTTGACCCCAAGCGTGTGGAACTCACCGCCTACGAGGGCGTGCCGCACCTGATCACCCCGATCATCACCAACCCGAAGAAGGCCGCCGAGGCCCTGCAGTGGGTGGTTCGTGAAATGGACACCCGCTACGACGACCTGGCCAACTTCGGTTTTAAGCACATCGATGACTTCAACAAGGCCGTCAAGAACGGTAAGGCCGTCCCGCCCGAGGGCTCCAAGCGGATCATGAAGCCCTACCCGTACCTGTTGGTCATCGTTGATGAGCTCGCGGACCTCATGATGGTCGCCCCGCGCGACGTGGAAGACTCGATCGTGCGTATCACCCAGCTGGCCCGTGCCGCGGGTATCCACCTGGTGCTGGCCACCCAGCGTCCCTCCGTTGACGTGGTGACCGGTCTGATCAAGGCCAACGTGCCCTCGCGCATGGCCTTTGCCACCTCGTCGGTCACTGACTCCCGTGTGGTCCTTGACCAGCCGGGTGCCGAGAAGTTGCTGGGTCAGGGTGACGCGCTCTTCCTGCCCATGGGCACCTCCAAGCCCATGCGTGTCCAGGGTGCCTGGGTCACCGAGTCCGAGATCCATGCCGTGGTGGAACACGTCAAGGGTCAGCTGAAGGCCGAGTACCGTCACGACGTGGCCCCCGAGGTCCAAAAGAAGCAGATCGATGATGACATCGGAGATGACCTGGAGCTGTTGCTGCAGGCCACCGAGCTGGTGGTTACCACACAATTTGGTTCCACCTCGATGTTGCAGCGCAAGCTGCGCGTGGGCTTTGCGAAGGCCGGCCGGCTCATGGACCTGCTCGAATCTCGTGGCGTGGTGGGCCCTTCCGAGGGCTCGAAGGCTCGCGACGTGTTGGTCAAGCCCGATGATTTGCCCGAGGTCTTGGCGGCCATGCGTGGGGATGACACCTCCGCGGGTGCCCCGGCGCCCACGGCCGTGGAGGCAGCGCTGGCGGATAACGCCAACGCCAATCACTACGGTGCCGATCTGGTGGCCGAGGACCTTGATGGATTCGAACAGGCCACCGAATACCATGACGGTGCCGATGACGAGGGCTCGGAAGACGCCTGGAACCTTACCGGAAGGTAG
- the pgsA gene encoding CDP-diacylglycerol--glycerol-3-phosphate 3-phosphatidyltransferase — MTESPAEQQPAPVPTLNIANVLTVLRIIMVPFFIWALVADEKDYSVMRWVAVAIFAVAMYTDKLDGDLARSRGLITNFGKIADPIADKLLTGSALVMFSILAELPWWITIVILVREWGITLVRFVVIRYGVMAASRGGKLKTVLQAVAIVLYLLPWTFTFDWLHAVAFGVMLLTLAVTVVTGVDYLVKAWQLRAAATK, encoded by the coding sequence GTGACTGAATCCCCAGCAGAACAGCAGCCAGCTCCCGTCCCCACCCTGAACATCGCCAATGTGCTCACCGTGCTGCGCATTATCATGGTCCCGTTCTTCATTTGGGCCTTGGTGGCAGACGAGAAGGATTACTCGGTGATGCGCTGGGTGGCCGTGGCCATCTTCGCCGTGGCCATGTACACCGACAAGCTGGATGGGGATCTGGCCCGCAGCCGCGGGCTGATCACTAACTTCGGAAAGATCGCCGATCCGATCGCCGACAAGCTGCTCACCGGCTCCGCGCTGGTGATGTTCTCGATCTTGGCCGAGTTGCCCTGGTGGATCACCATCGTGATTCTGGTCCGTGAATGGGGCATTACGTTGGTCCGCTTTGTGGTGATCCGTTATGGCGTCATGGCCGCCTCGCGCGGTGGCAAGCTGAAAACCGTGCTGCAGGCAGTGGCCATCGTGCTGTACCTACTGCCGTGGACCTTTACCTTTGACTGGTTGCATGCCGTGGCGTTTGGCGTCATGCTGCTCACCCTGGCGGTCACCGTGGTGACGGGTGTGGACTACCTGGTGAAGGCCTGGCAGCTCCGCGCCGCCGCCACCAAATAG
- a CDS encoding CinA family protein, which translates to MSESTTAIRAAEVITAASAAQLSLATAESLTAGMIAASLAAVPGASAVLMGGVVSYSSTVKANVLGVDSDLLTERGSVDGEVARQMAIGARNVCGADLAVSATGVAGPSAHDGKAVGTVFLGFATESDSGFIEQHFSGDREQIRSASNLAALDLFLSHLLPSKHTA; encoded by the coding sequence ATGTCGGAATCAACCACCGCAATCCGTGCAGCCGAGGTCATCACGGCGGCCAGCGCCGCGCAGCTCAGCCTGGCGACGGCCGAGTCCCTGACCGCCGGCATGATCGCTGCGTCGCTCGCGGCGGTTCCCGGTGCTTCGGCCGTGCTGATGGGCGGGGTGGTGAGCTACTCGAGCACCGTCAAGGCCAACGTGTTGGGCGTGGATTCGGACTTGCTCACCGAGCGCGGATCCGTTGATGGAGAGGTAGCCCGGCAAATGGCGATTGGTGCCAGGAACGTCTGCGGCGCGGATCTGGCGGTCTCCGCCACCGGCGTGGCCGGCCCGTCCGCGCATGATGGCAAGGCCGTGGGGACCGTGTTCCTCGGATTTGCCACCGAATCGGACAGTGGCTTTATCGAGCAGCATTTCAGTGGCGATCGTGAACAGATTCGCAGCGCCAGCAACCTCGCTGCCTTAGACTTGTTCCTCTCCCATCTGCTACCCAGCAAGCACACAGCTTGA
- a CDS encoding helix-turn-helix domain-containing protein → MVKQPVSVNGVVRWRDVGLQSEVRRDKEERKMVVLRHEIGDVLRDVRQRQGRTLREVSHSARVSLGYLSEVERGQKEASSELLSSICGALEVPLSLMLREVSDRIAITEGIVIPDTVPVDLTSEFAGDYPAELGKRLAPSH, encoded by the coding sequence ATGGTCAAGCAACCAGTATCGGTAAACGGTGTGGTCCGTTGGCGTGATGTGGGCCTTCAGAGCGAGGTCCGCCGAGACAAAGAGGAGCGCAAGATGGTAGTCCTTCGACATGAAATCGGTGATGTCCTGCGCGACGTTCGTCAACGTCAAGGACGCACTCTGCGCGAAGTCTCGCACAGCGCTCGTGTTTCACTCGGATACCTCTCCGAGGTTGAACGCGGACAAAAGGAAGCCTCCTCGGAGCTTCTTTCCTCCATCTGTGGCGCTCTCGAGGTTCCGTTATCTCTGATGCTCCGCGAGGTTAGCGATCGCATCGCCATCACCGAAGGTATCGTCATTCCGGACACGGTCCCCGTGGACCTGACCAGCGAATTCGCTGGCGACTACCCGGCAGAACTCGGCAAGCGCCTCGCCCCGAGCCACTAA
- a CDS encoding DUF3046 domain-containing protein: MRMSDFWRLMDDEFGAGYSRTLASTLVLSAVGGVSADEALAKGVPPRDVWLALCAIQDVPPERHFGKDVPLKER; encoded by the coding sequence GTGCGAATGAGTGATTTTTGGCGTCTGATGGACGATGAGTTTGGTGCGGGCTACTCCCGCACGCTGGCTTCCACCCTGGTGTTATCCGCGGTTGGCGGGGTGAGCGCGGATGAAGCGCTGGCCAAGGGAGTGCCGCCGCGAGATGTGTGGTTGGCCCTGTGTGCTATCCAGGATGTGCCTCCGGAGCGACACTTCGGCAAGGACGTCCCGCTCAAGGAGCGGTAG
- the recA gene encoding recombinase RecA, producing MAAGKDREKALEAALAQIDKQFGKGSVMRLGDKTVAPIAAIPTGSVALDIALGIGGLPRGRVVEIYGPESSGKTTVALHAVASAQRLGGIAAFIDAEHALDPEYAKKLGVDTDALLVSQPDTGEQALEIMDMLVGSGSVDIVVIDSVAALVPRAEIEGEMGDSHVGLQARLMSQALRKITGRLSQTRTTAIFINQLREKIGVMFGSPETTTGGKALKFYASIRIDVRRIETLKEGTVPVGNRTRAKIVKNKMAPPFKQAEFDIIYGLGISREGSLIDIGVDQGFVKKSGAWFTYDGDQLGQGKENARKFLRDNPDLANELERQILEKLGIGQAAEDSAETLRVVKES from the coding sequence ATGGCCGCAGGTAAAGATCGCGAGAAGGCTCTCGAAGCTGCACTCGCACAGATCGACAAGCAATTCGGCAAGGGTTCGGTCATGCGACTGGGCGATAAGACCGTTGCGCCCATTGCAGCCATCCCGACCGGTTCGGTGGCCTTGGATATCGCATTGGGTATTGGCGGGCTGCCTCGTGGCCGCGTCGTGGAGATCTACGGTCCGGAATCTTCGGGTAAGACCACCGTTGCATTGCACGCCGTGGCTAGCGCACAGCGACTCGGTGGCATTGCCGCATTCATCGATGCCGAGCACGCCCTGGATCCCGAATACGCCAAGAAGTTGGGCGTCGACACCGACGCACTGCTGGTTTCACAGCCCGACACCGGCGAGCAGGCCCTGGAAATCATGGACATGCTCGTGGGCTCCGGTTCCGTGGACATCGTCGTGATCGACTCCGTTGCCGCCCTGGTACCGCGTGCCGAAATCGAAGGCGAAATGGGCGACAGCCACGTGGGTCTACAGGCCCGCCTGATGAGCCAGGCGCTGCGTAAGATTACCGGCCGTCTGTCCCAGACCCGCACCACCGCGATCTTCATCAACCAGCTGCGCGAAAAGATCGGCGTAATGTTCGGCAGCCCGGAAACCACCACCGGTGGTAAGGCGCTGAAGTTCTATGCATCGATCCGCATCGACGTTCGCCGCATCGAAACGTTGAAGGAAGGCACGGTGCCGGTGGGTAACCGCACCCGTGCCAAGATCGTGAAGAACAAGATGGCCCCGCCGTTCAAGCAGGCCGAATTCGACATTATTTACGGTCTCGGCATTTCCCGCGAGGGAAGCCTGATCGACATTGGTGTGGACCAAGGCTTCGTCAAGAAGTCCGGAGCTTGGTTCACCTATGACGGTGACCAGCTGGGCCAGGGTAAGGAAAACGCACGCAAGTTCCTGCGTGATAACCCCGATCTCGCCAACGAACTCGAACGCCAGATCCTCGAGAAGCTCGGCATTGGCCAGGCCGCCGAGGACAGCGCCGAAACGTTGCGCGTGGTCAAGGAATCCTAA
- a CDS encoding regulatory protein RecX, translating into MSTTKDKGGSSGSRGGAERPLWSFPADGNSDWGVPTEIPGWAQSPAASQAPAPEQAPGPPESKPAFGERSGFAGRSGARTSPRSAGGGSWGSGGRSTRQGSKRAAPRAPRARAKKEDADLEPVILSDEQYATKGRAILLRQLTASAKSRAQLKTKLLEKEIPEHVAEELLDRFEEIALVDDEAFAEGWVRSRARSRGLARSAIRRELRDKGIEGDMAETALEQIDEDAEEATARDLVERKLRAPSMGLDREKSVRRLVGMLARKGYSPGQAFRIVNAAWEERFNGDDE; encoded by the coding sequence GTGAGCACCACCAAAGACAAGGGCGGTTCGTCCGGCTCCCGAGGGGGAGCCGAACGGCCGCTTTGGTCGTTTCCAGCAGATGGCAACTCGGACTGGGGAGTGCCCACCGAAATTCCCGGCTGGGCGCAAAGCCCAGCAGCCAGCCAAGCGCCAGCTCCCGAGCAGGCCCCTGGGCCACCGGAAAGCAAACCGGCCTTCGGGGAGCGCTCCGGATTCGCCGGACGCAGCGGTGCGCGTACTTCGCCACGATCTGCCGGCGGCGGATCGTGGGGAAGTGGTGGACGATCGACGCGGCAAGGGAGTAAACGCGCCGCGCCCCGGGCTCCACGCGCCCGCGCCAAGAAGGAAGACGCCGATCTTGAGCCGGTGATCCTGAGTGACGAGCAGTACGCCACCAAGGGTCGCGCCATCCTGCTGCGCCAGCTCACCGCCTCGGCCAAAAGCCGGGCACAGCTCAAAACCAAGCTGCTGGAAAAAGAGATCCCGGAGCACGTGGCCGAGGAATTGCTTGACCGTTTCGAGGAGATCGCGCTCGTGGACGACGAGGCCTTCGCCGAGGGCTGGGTCCGATCCAGAGCACGCAGTCGCGGACTGGCGCGTTCGGCCATTCGCCGCGAATTGCGGGACAAGGGCATCGAGGGCGACATGGCCGAGACAGCCCTTGAACAAATCGATGAAGACGCCGAGGAGGCAACCGCCCGGGATCTGGTGGAGCGGAAGCTTCGCGCCCCCTCCATGGGGTTGGACCGGGAGAAGAGCGTTCGTCGACTCGTGGGCATGCTGGCACGCAAGGGATATTCACCGGGCCAGGCCTTCCGTATCGTCAACGCCGCCTGGGAAGAACGCTTCAACGGTGACGACGAGTGA
- the miaA gene encoding tRNA (adenosine(37)-N6)-dimethylallyltransferase MiaA: MHLPILAILGPTGTGKSDLSIALAQELGGEIVNADALQFYRGMDIGTAKLPLAERGSIPHHLLDIMDVGEEASVARFQSTARETFAEIRSRGRVPILVGGSGLYVRAALDEIDFPPTDPAVRARLEAEVQTVGIGPLAQRLAEVDPESAARNLDERRLVRALEVYEISGKPFSSYMPQRRYHAPAVQIGLNIDRSLLHQRLAQRVDNMVDLGLLDEVRRLDAQGLREGKTASRAIGYAQFLAVLDGTMSMKEATEKTVIATRQFARRQVTWFGADDRVNWFDPTEADLLPRVLDRIRNS, translated from the coding sequence ATGCACCTCCCTATCCTTGCCATTCTCGGGCCAACCGGTACCGGAAAATCCGATCTTTCCATTGCCCTGGCCCAAGAACTGGGTGGCGAAATAGTCAACGCGGATGCCCTGCAGTTCTACCGCGGCATGGATATTGGGACAGCAAAACTTCCTTTGGCCGAGCGTGGCTCCATTCCACACCACCTCCTGGACATCATGGATGTCGGGGAGGAAGCCAGCGTCGCGCGTTTCCAATCGACTGCTCGAGAGACGTTTGCGGAGATCCGTTCGCGTGGCCGCGTCCCTATTTTGGTGGGCGGCTCGGGACTCTATGTTCGGGCGGCACTGGACGAAATCGATTTCCCACCCACCGATCCCGCGGTCCGAGCGCGGCTCGAAGCCGAAGTACAAACCGTCGGCATTGGCCCCCTGGCCCAGCGGCTGGCCGAGGTTGACCCGGAATCGGCGGCGCGAAACCTGGATGAACGTCGACTCGTTCGTGCCCTGGAAGTCTATGAAATCAGTGGAAAGCCCTTCAGCTCCTACATGCCCCAGCGTCGGTACCACGCCCCGGCCGTGCAGATCGGACTGAACATTGACCGGTCACTCTTGCACCAACGCCTCGCACAGCGGGTGGACAACATGGTGGATCTGGGATTGCTTGATGAGGTGCGCCGGCTCGATGCTCAGGGTCTCCGCGAGGGCAAGACCGCATCGCGGGCCATCGGCTATGCGCAATTCTTGGCCGTCCTCGACGGAACCATGTCGATGAAGGAGGCCACGGAAAAAACGGTGATCGCCACCCGGCAGTTTGCGCGCCGACAGGTCACGTGGTTTGGTGCCGATGACCGAGTGAACTGGTTTGACCCGACGGAAGCAGATTTGCTCCCAAGAGTCTTGGACCGTATCCGCAATTCCTGA
- the dapF gene encoding diaminopimelate epimerase: MSASEPTTTNAPTLQSLVGNLPYAKGHGTGNDFVLVADPTDQHQLDGHQVAALCDRHRGIGADGLIRAVPSKFLAEGREVLTSSPDAYWFMDYRNGDGSISEMCGNGVRVFVHFLLAEKLVELPVGSQLSIGTRAGVKIVTRLNDGYAVDMGPWEFIFEQAATENGLDSRVSTPGLEKARGALSISMGNPHTVVALANETELENLELFAIPEVLPLPPHGTNVEYVLAANPVVTEGVGSLRMRVHERGVGETLSCGTGACAAAMATRHWAQALDVLQWKVQVPGGELGIEFRLGATGREHVVLSGPAVLVSRGEISAS, encoded by the coding sequence ATGAGCGCGAGCGAACCCACCACGACAAATGCACCCACCCTCCAGTCCCTCGTGGGTAACCTGCCCTACGCCAAGGGGCATGGGACGGGCAACGATTTTGTGCTCGTGGCTGACCCCACGGACCAGCACCAGCTCGATGGGCATCAGGTCGCCGCGCTGTGCGATCGGCACCGCGGTATTGGCGCCGACGGACTGATTCGTGCGGTCCCTTCTAAGTTCCTGGCCGAGGGTCGCGAGGTGCTGACATCTAGCCCCGATGCCTACTGGTTCATGGACTACCGCAACGGCGACGGATCAATTTCCGAGATGTGCGGCAATGGAGTGCGAGTTTTTGTCCACTTCCTGCTGGCCGAAAAGCTGGTCGAGCTGCCCGTTGGCTCCCAGCTGTCCATCGGGACGCGCGCCGGAGTGAAGATTGTGACTCGGCTGAACGACGGTTACGCGGTGGACATGGGTCCCTGGGAATTCATCTTTGAGCAGGCTGCCACAGAAAACGGACTCGATTCGAGGGTGAGCACCCCCGGGCTGGAGAAGGCGCGCGGAGCGCTGAGCATTTCCATGGGGAACCCACACACCGTGGTGGCCCTGGCCAATGAGACCGAGCTGGAGAATTTGGAGCTTTTTGCCATTCCCGAGGTTTTGCCGCTTCCTCCGCATGGCACCAATGTTGAATACGTGCTGGCCGCGAATCCGGTGGTCACCGAGGGCGTGGGATCGCTACGCATGCGCGTGCACGAACGTGGTGTGGGTGAAACCCTCTCCTGCGGCACCGGTGCCTGCGCCGCCGCGATGGCGACCCGGCACTGGGCCCAGGCCTTGGACGTGTTGCAGTGGAAGGTTCAGGTGCCGGGAGGCGAACTGGGCATCGAATTTAGACTAGGTGCCACGGGCCGCGAGCATGTAGTGCTCAGTGGGCCAGCGGTTCTGGTCTCCCGCGGGGAGATCTCCGCCAGCTAG
- a CDS encoding class I SAM-dependent methyltransferase codes for MSPEHYFSPQPSTPEKRRQISVPLGGTVHRLETSGGIFSPDRIDKGTAILLGGVPDPASSGNLLDLGCGWGPIALSMAMASPEATVYGVDVNERSLALTRDNAATLGLKNVVVALPESIDPAMTYNTIWSNPPIRIGKEALHELLLLWLPRLAPGGIAWLVVQKNLGADSLQKWMIGVLPEDWTVERVSTDNAFRILRVARPEAS; via the coding sequence ATGAGCCCGGAACATTATTTCAGCCCCCAGCCCTCCACCCCAGAGAAGCGACGCCAAATTAGCGTGCCCTTGGGTGGCACCGTGCACAGGTTAGAAACCTCCGGTGGCATCTTCAGCCCGGATCGAATCGACAAGGGAACCGCCATCCTTTTGGGCGGTGTACCGGATCCAGCAAGCAGTGGAAATCTCCTAGATCTCGGCTGCGGTTGGGGTCCCATTGCACTGAGCATGGCCATGGCATCGCCAGAGGCCACGGTGTACGGGGTGGACGTTAATGAACGAAGCCTCGCCCTCACTCGCGATAACGCAGCGACGCTCGGCTTGAAAAACGTTGTCGTGGCGCTGCCCGAGTCCATTGACCCGGCGATGACGTACAACACCATCTGGTCCAACCCGCCGATCAGGATTGGTAAGGAAGCTCTTCACGAGCTTTTGCTGCTGTGGCTCCCGCGTCTGGCCCCGGGCGGAATCGCCTGGTTGGTGGTCCAGAAGAATCTGGGCGCCGATTCCCTGCAGAAGTGGATGATCGGCGTTCTGCCCGAGGACTGGACCGTCGAGCGGGTCTCGACCGACAATGCCTTCCGCATCCTGCGAGTGGCACGCCCCGAGGCTTCCTAG
- the hflX gene encoding GTPase HflX has product MTNSQPSGQQHNDMDEAQLQSTIERILASDKASASKTAHFGAPEDEGIVSGRAQALSNLTREHSATDGDQEDLAERRALRRGASLSTELEDVTEVEYRQLRLERVVLAGIWNEGTVEDAENSLRELAALAETAGSEVLDGVVQRRSKPDASTYLGSGKAQEVRAIVEATGADTVIIDTELAPSQRRALEDVVKVKVIDRTALILDIFAQHAKSREGRAQVELAQLEYLLPRLRGWGDSMSRQAGGRVGAAGGGIGSRGPGETKIELDRRRIRDRMAKLRKEIKAMLPAREAKRANRKRNEVPSVAITGYTNSGKSSLLNRLTSAGVLVENALFATLDPTVRQTETEDGLNYTLVDTVGFVKSLPTQLVEAFRSTLEEVADANLILHVVDAAHPDPEGQIQAVREVLNDVDARNIPEIIVLNKADVADPFVVERLRQREPNHVIVSARTGEGITELLEKISAAIPRPNVQLELMIPYDRGDVVNKLHGAEAEILAVEHTETGTRMMVKVREGMAAEVEQFSIHG; this is encoded by the coding sequence ATGACCAATTCACAGCCTTCCGGCCAGCAGCATAACGACATGGACGAGGCTCAGCTTCAGTCCACGATCGAACGAATCCTTGCCAGTGACAAGGCCTCAGCGAGCAAAACCGCGCATTTTGGTGCTCCGGAAGACGAGGGGATCGTTTCCGGTCGCGCCCAGGCGCTGAGCAATCTCACCCGCGAGCACTCGGCCACGGATGGGGATCAAGAAGACCTCGCCGAACGTCGGGCGCTGCGCCGCGGTGCGAGCCTGTCCACCGAGCTTGAGGACGTCACGGAGGTCGAATACCGCCAGCTGCGCCTCGAGCGCGTGGTTCTCGCCGGTATCTGGAATGAAGGCACCGTTGAAGACGCGGAGAACTCCCTGCGTGAGCTGGCCGCCCTGGCCGAAACCGCGGGCTCCGAAGTACTCGATGGTGTGGTTCAGCGCCGTTCCAAGCCGGACGCCAGCACCTACCTCGGTTCGGGCAAGGCCCAAGAGGTTCGCGCCATTGTTGAAGCCACCGGCGCCGACACCGTCATCATCGACACCGAGCTTGCCCCCTCGCAGCGTCGCGCCCTTGAAGATGTGGTCAAGGTCAAGGTCATTGACCGCACCGCACTGATTCTGGACATCTTCGCTCAGCATGCCAAGAGCCGCGAGGGTCGAGCCCAGGTTGAGCTGGCACAGCTCGAATACCTGTTGCCGCGTCTTCGTGGCTGGGGTGACTCCATGTCACGGCAGGCCGGTGGACGCGTCGGTGCTGCCGGTGGTGGCATCGGTTCCCGTGGTCCGGGTGAAACCAAAATCGAATTGGACCGCCGCCGCATTCGCGACCGCATGGCCAAGCTCCGCAAGGAAATCAAGGCCATGCTCCCGGCTCGCGAAGCCAAGCGAGCCAACCGCAAGCGCAACGAAGTGCCGTCGGTGGCCATCACCGGGTACACCAACTCGGGCAAGTCCTCACTGCTCAACCGCCTTACCAGCGCCGGCGTTCTGGTGGAAAACGCGCTCTTCGCCACGCTGGATCCCACGGTTCGTCAGACCGAAACCGAAGATGGTCTGAACTACACGCTGGTGGATACGGTGGGCTTTGTGAAGTCACTGCCGACCCAGTTGGTTGAAGCATTCCGTTCCACCCTTGAGGAAGTGGCGGACGCCAACCTGATCCTGCACGTGGTTGACGCTGCTCACCCGGATCCGGAGGGCCAGATTCAGGCGGTACGCGAGGTACTCAACGATGTGGACGCCCGGAACATCCCGGAAATCATCGTGCTGAACAAGGCAGATGTGGCAGATCCTTTTGTGGTTGAACGCTTGCGCCAGCGCGAGCCAAACCACGTCATCGTCTCGGCGCGCACCGGCGAAGGCATCACGGAATTGCTGGAAAAGATCAGCGCCGCAATTCCGCGCCCCAATGTCCAACTAGAATTGATGATTCCCTATGATCGAGGCGACGTGGTCAATAAACTCCACGGCGCCGAGGCCGAAATTTTAGCCGTCGAGCATACCGAAACGGGAACGCGCATGATGGTCAAGGTCCGCGAAGGCATGGCCGCAGAAGTGGAGCAATTTAGTATTCATGGCTGA